Genomic DNA from Desulfurivibrio alkaliphilus AHT 2:
GGCGGTCCGGTCATTGGCCAGTTTTACAATGATTCCGTTGGCCTGATTCAGGCGGCTGACCAGGGATTTGAACAGGTGTTTGCCCACATCCGGGTATTTCTCAATCACCTCCAGCAACTTATCCCCGGGGAACCGTTTGACCTTGCAACGCCCCTGGGCCAGAATCGTGGCACTGCGCGGTTCCCCGGAAATGGCGCTCATCTCGCCAAAGTACTCGCCGGGCTCGGTGATTTCAGCGATTTTTTTACCGTCCCGGACCACGTTGAGGGCGCCGTTGACCAGCTTGAAGAAGTCCCGATCGGTGTTGTCCTGGCGGATGATAATGTCACCATCCTGGTACTCTTCGATATCCGGATGCACCAGATAAGCCGGCAGGCTCTCTTCGGTGATCACTGTACGCCGCAGCACCTCTTCAATGCTGGTCATCCCTTCCCGGACCTTTTGCAAGCCCGCATCCCGCAAGGGAGTCATTCCCTCCTGGACGGCGATTTTACGCAACTGGTCCTCCGGGACCTCGGCATTGATGGCCTTGGCCACCTCATCGGTGACCTCCATCAGTTCAAACAACCCCACTCGTCCTTTGTAGCCGCGCCCGTTGCAGGCCGGACAACCCACGGGGCCAAATATTTTCAGATCAGAGAGTTCCTCTTCATCAAAGCCCATTTTGACCAACTCTTCCTGGTCCAGGGAAGCTACATCCACCGGCGCCTTGCACTTCGGGCACAGCCGCCGGGCCAGGCGCTGGGAGAGCACCATGGTCACCGCCGAAGCCAGCATGTACGGAGGGATCCCGATGTCCACCAGGCGGCCGATGGTGGCCGGGCAGTCATTGGTATGCAGGGTGGAAAGCACCAGATGGCCGGTCATGGCTGCCTTGATTGCAATCTCGGCGGTTTCCATGTCCCGGATCTCACCCACCATGACAATGTCCGGATCCTGCCGGAGAAAGGCCTTGAGGGCGGCAGCAAAGGTCATTCCCACCTCGTTGATGACGTTGACCTGGTTGATCCCCTTGAAGTTGAACTCCACCGGGTCTTCCGCGGTGAGAATCTTGATGTCTTCACTGTTAAGTGAATTGAGAATGGAGTACAGGGTAACGGTTTTACCGCTACCGGTGGGGCCGGTAACCAGCAGCAGGCCCTGGGGCTGGGAAATACAGCGTTTCAACATCTCGAAGGTCTTGCGCTCAAAGCCCAGTTGGGTGAGATCCACGTTAAGGCTGCTCTTATCGAGGATCCGCATGACGATGGATTCCCCAAACAGGGTGGGCAGGGTGGAAACCCGAAAATCAATGGCCCGGTTGCGCCCCATCTTGATCCGGATCCGGCCGTCCTGGGGCACCCGGCGCTCGGTGATATCGAGCTGGGACATGATCTTGATCCGCGAGTTGAGCGCATTTTTGATGCTCAACGGCAGATTCATCGACTTATACAGCGCCCCGTCCAGGCGATAGCGGACCTGCAGGTTCTTCTCGTAGGGTTCAATGTGGATATCACTAACCCCGTCCTGTACCGCCTTGACCAGGATGCCGTTGACCAGCTTGATGATCGGCGCATCGGAGGCCGAATACTCACCGCTGATCTCTTCCTCCTCAAAGCTTTCCAGCTCCAGGCCTTCGGCGGCTTCCGAGGCCAGGGCCCCAAAGTCATCGATCTGGGTAACCGGCACCTCATCTTCAAGCTGCTGATCCTTCTCGTTCTGCAGCAGCTTCTGGTACTCATCATCGCTGATCTTGTAATGGGTACGATAGGCCTCGATAATATCCCGTTCGGAGGACACCCCCACGGTAAGAGGCATCCCGACTTCACCCTGCAGATTTTCCACCGCCTGGGTATCGGTGGGTTCGGCCATGGTGATCTGCAGGTTTTTTCCGATGATCCGCAGCGGGAAAGCCAGGTATT
This window encodes:
- the pilB gene encoding type IV-A pilus assembly ATPase PilB, which produces MAQKTQKSTLRASVKDQSGAGKVKIGELLRKEGQISSNQLDEALAMQKKKGGRLSSILLQLGYIDENTVINFLSRQHNYQPVTISRETPKAEALAKMSYEIASKYLAFPLRIIGKNLQITMAEPTDTQAVENLQGEVGMPLTVGVSSERDIIEAYRTHYKISDDEYQKLLQNEKDQQLEDEVPVTQIDDFGALASEAAEGLELESFEEEEISGEYSASDAPIIKLVNGILVKAVQDGVSDIHIEPYEKNLQVRYRLDGALYKSMNLPLSIKNALNSRIKIMSQLDITERRVPQDGRIRIKMGRNRAIDFRVSTLPTLFGESIVMRILDKSSLNVDLTQLGFERKTFEMLKRCISQPQGLLLVTGPTGSGKTVTLYSILNSLNSEDIKILTAEDPVEFNFKGINQVNVINEVGMTFAAALKAFLRQDPDIVMVGEIRDMETAEIAIKAAMTGHLVLSTLHTNDCPATIGRLVDIGIPPYMLASAVTMVLSQRLARRLCPKCKAPVDVASLDQEELVKMGFDEEELSDLKIFGPVGCPACNGRGYKGRVGLFELMEVTDEVAKAINAEVPEDQLRKIAVQEGMTPLRDAGLQKVREGMTSIEEVLRRTVITEESLPAYLVHPDIEEYQDGDIIIRQDNTDRDFFKLVNGALNVVRDGKKIAEITEPGEYFGEMSAISGEPRSATILAQGRCKVKRFPGDKLLEVIEKYPDVGKHLFKSLVSRLNQANGIIVKLANDRTARASKS